A part of Capsicum annuum cultivar UCD-10X-F1 chromosome 6, UCD10Xv1.1, whole genome shotgun sequence genomic DNA contains:
- the LOC107873944 gene encoding neurofilament light polypeptide-like — translation MKKKARKKQRLMKKKKKKLRKKKKAEKEAGCEEKEEAEEEKKVEEKTTVAGEEKEAEEEKKAEEAAVAADAEKEGEQGENEVAVVAIEKKGDKDEYGKEEAVDKEEGEQKKEKEKVDQKDVVMNIGDEINGNICVDEEHRKKDI, via the coding sequence atgaagaaaaaggcAAGGAAAAAGCAAAGgttgatgaagaaaaagaaaaagaagctgaggaagaaaaaaaaagctgAGAAAGAAGCAggatgtgaagaaaaagaagaagctgaggaagaaaagaaagttGAGGAAAAAACAACTGTTgcaggtgaagaaaaagaagctgaggaagaaaagaaagctGAAGAAGCAGCAGTTGCTGCAGAtgctgaaaaagaaggagaaCAAGGTGAGAATGAAGTAGCAGTTGTAGCTATTGAGAAAAAAGGAGATAAAGATGAATATGGAAAGGAAGAAGCAGTAGATAAAGAAGAAGGagaacagaaaaaagaaaaagaaaaagtagaccAAAAAGATGTGGTCATGAATATCGGTGATGAAATCAACGGTAAcatttgtgttgatgaggaacaTAGGAAAAAAGACATTTGA